The following coding sequences lie in one Flagellimonas eckloniae genomic window:
- a CDS encoding pyridoxamine 5'-phosphate oxidase family protein, translating into MKELLFKEITDELRLGTSEKGHPFRFFSLGTMGLDGTIGLRTVVLRNVSNSLQLTFYTDSRSPKITEIQKNNTVSALFYHPSKMIQLRIEGKAHIEKDDSVLKKQWKAIPNVAQKDYNTNQPPGSNIPNSEEIQYLTEKNHFCMVHIIPNRIDFLKLGQPFHTRVQFSLEGEEWKSNYLVP; encoded by the coding sequence ATGAAGGAACTTCTTTTTAAAGAAATAACTGATGAATTGCGACTGGGTACAAGTGAAAAAGGGCATCCTTTTCGCTTTTTTTCCCTCGGTACCATGGGCTTGGATGGCACTATAGGTCTGCGAACTGTTGTATTGCGAAATGTCTCTAATAGCTTGCAACTGACTTTTTATACAGATTCACGTTCTCCTAAAATAACCGAGATACAAAAAAACAATACAGTAAGTGCACTTTTTTATCATCCATCAAAAATGATACAACTGCGTATTGAGGGAAAAGCACATATTGAAAAGGATGATTCTGTTTTGAAAAAACAATGGAAAGCTATACCCAATGTTGCCCAAAAGGATTACAACACCAATCAACCCCCAGGTTCAAATATCCCAAATAGTGAAGAAATCCAATATCTCACTGAAAAAAATCATTTTTGCATGGTACATATCATACCTAACAGAATCGATTTTTTAAAACTGGGACAACCTTTTCACACCCGGGTTCAGTTTTCGTTGGAAGGGGAAGAATGGAAAAGCAACTATTTAGTGCCGTAA
- the bshC gene encoding bacillithiol biosynthesis cysteine-adding enzyme BshC produces the protein MEVDCIPFKKTGYFSRLICDYLEQKEDLKPFYNRFPQIENFKGQIKDKEANYPALHRPILVKALRKQYQDFTVTEATEKYISLLEHNKTFTVVTGHQLNLFTGPLYFLYKIISAINLTTQLKQTYPEYEFVPVYWMATEDHDFDEINYFNFKGKKVQWNKEVSGAVGQLKTDGLDEVFQTFATELGNTASAKELKDLFQNAYLEHSNLADATRFLANELFGAHGLVIIDGDDVELKKLLVPFAQQDIFENTPFHKVSETITELSKVSSDYAIQVNPREINYFYLLDGIRERIVEKDGDFHVNNTEIVFSASELKTELSNHPERFSPNVIARPLYQEVILPNLCYIGGGGELAYWLELKSYFDELGVTFPMLLLRNSALVLTEKQSKKIEKLDLKIADLFLNQNSFINKKIRDISNIDIDFSPQKKYLEEQFHGMYKLAEETDKSFIGAVKAQEVKQKKGLDALEKRLLQAQKRKLKDHVVRITDLQNSLFPNKSLQERQLNFSELYLELGTELIPELMHSLDPLCNTFLVLRH, from the coding sequence ATGGAAGTAGATTGTATACCTTTTAAGAAAACGGGTTATTTTTCTAGACTTATTTGTGATTATCTGGAACAAAAAGAAGACCTAAAACCATTTTATAACAGATTTCCCCAAATAGAAAACTTTAAGGGTCAAATAAAGGATAAGGAGGCGAATTATCCAGCCTTACATAGACCCATTCTTGTAAAAGCCTTAAGGAAACAATACCAAGATTTTACAGTTACAGAAGCGACGGAAAAATATATTTCGTTGTTGGAACATAACAAAACATTCACGGTGGTAACGGGGCACCAATTGAACCTTTTTACCGGACCACTGTATTTTTTGTATAAAATTATTTCCGCCATAAACCTAACGACGCAATTAAAACAGACTTATCCTGAATATGAGTTTGTCCCCGTATATTGGATGGCAACGGAAGACCATGATTTTGACGAAATAAATTATTTCAATTTTAAGGGAAAGAAAGTACAATGGAACAAAGAAGTCTCCGGAGCTGTTGGACAATTAAAAACGGATGGATTAGATGAAGTATTCCAAACATTCGCTACTGAACTTGGTAATACGGCAAGTGCAAAGGAACTTAAAGACTTGTTCCAAAATGCCTATTTAGAACATTCAAACCTTGCGGACGCAACACGGTTTTTGGCAAATGAATTGTTTGGAGCGCATGGTTTGGTCATTATTGATGGGGACGATGTTGAATTGAAAAAGTTGTTGGTTCCATTTGCTCAACAAGATATTTTTGAAAATACACCCTTCCATAAAGTTTCTGAAACCATAACAGAACTATCCAAGGTTTCTTCTGACTACGCAATCCAAGTGAACCCTAGGGAAATCAATTACTTTTATCTTTTGGATGGTATCCGGGAACGAATTGTTGAAAAAGATGGAGATTTCCATGTCAACAATACAGAAATAGTATTTTCAGCTAGCGAACTGAAAACAGAATTGAGTAATCATCCTGAACGGTTTTCTCCAAATGTCATTGCCCGTCCGTTGTACCAAGAAGTGATTTTGCCCAATCTTTGTTATATTGGAGGAGGAGGGGAGTTGGCCTATTGGTTGGAACTCAAGAGTTATTTTGATGAACTGGGTGTTACATTTCCCATGCTTTTACTTCGGAATTCAGCTTTGGTGCTCACGGAAAAACAATCGAAAAAAATTGAAAAACTTGATTTAAAGATTGCTGATCTGTTCTTGAACCAAAACAGTTTCATCAACAAAAAAATACGGGATATCTCTAATATCGATATTGATTTTTCTCCACAAAAGAAATATTTGGAAGAACAATTCCATGGAATGTACAAATTGGCCGAAGAGACAGACAAAAGTTTTATTGGTGCAGTAAAGGCACAAGAAGTAAAACAAAAGAAAGGCCTTGATGCATTGGAAAAACGATTGTTACAGGCGCAAAAACGAAAGTTGAAAGATCATGTGGTGCGCATCACAGATCTTCAGAACTCACTTTTTCCGAATAAGTCCTTACAGGAACGGCAACTCAATTTTTCCGAATTGTATTTGGAATTGGGTACAGAACTTATTCCAGAGCTAATGCATAGTTTAGATCCACTGTGCAATACGTTTTTGGTTTTACGGCACTAA